TTATAGATGCCGAAGATCGAGCCGGCCCCTTCGACATTCGCATCGTACAGGTGCGCCTTGTCTTCGGCATCCCAATAGCGCGTAAAGAGATGTTTCATCTCGACTTCGACATTGCAGGGGAACAGCACCGGAATGCCGTCGACGATCGGGAACACGAACGCGCAGGTCGCGCACGAGAACGCCGATTCGTCGTTTCGCAGGGTCAGGTCGCCCTTGCATTTCGGACAACACAACATGCCGTAAAAGTCTGCTCTATCCATGGCTTTGTTATCCCTTTTGCTCAGATCTTCACCCGATGCTGCATCCGATTCTCTTGACAGGGAAGCGCGCCGTGGACGTCCGGCGCGGCGGACACCCATCCCTCACCGCCCGCTGAACTGATCGAGCAGGATCGTAACAATGCGCTCCGCGGCCTGACCATCCCACAGAGGAGGAGGAGCCGGGGGTTGGACGGGGTGATCGAGGACCTTGGCGGCCTCGGACACGATTCGGGAAGGGTTCGCCCCGATCACCCGATTGGTTCCGTGCGTCACGGTCACCGGCCGCTCCGTGTTCTCCCGGAGCGTCAAACACGGAATCCCCAGCACCGTCGTTTCTTCCTGCAATCCTCCGGAGTCCGTCAGCACCATTCTCGCGCTCGCCACCAGGGCCATAAAGTCGAGATACCCAATGGGGTCCATGCACCGGATGCCCGTGGCCGGCGCTGGTCCATCCCCGAAATGAAGACAGGCACGGAACCGGCCCAGCGATTTCAGCGCTCCGATCGTCCGGGGATGAACCGGAAAGACGAGCGGGCACCGTTGGGCGACCACGCAGAGGGCCTCGATGAGCCCCTCCAGAATCCTGACATCGTCCACATTGGAAGGGCGATGGAGCGTTACCACCCCATACTGGGCCTTGTTGAGCTGGAGCTGCTCCACAATGTTGGAACGGGTCCAGAGCCGGCGTGACGATTCGAGGGAATCGATCATCACATTGCCCACGAAAAAGATCTTGTCCGGGGCGATGCCTTCCGCCTTCAGATTCTTCTCTCCACTCTCCTCGGTCACAAACAGCAGATCGGACACCGCGTCGGTCACGAGCCGATTGATCTCCTCGGGCATCGACCGATCATAGCTTCGCAGCCCGGCCTCGACATGGGCCACCTTGATCTTGAGCTTGACCGCCGTGAGGGCGGCGGCCATGGTTGAATTGACGTCGCCCACCACGAGCACCAGGTCCGGCCGCTCGCGCTCCAGCACGGGCTCCAGCCGCTTCATGACCTCCGCCGTCTGCACGGCATGCGTGCCGGACCCGACTTCCAACGAGACGTCCGGCCGTGGAATTTCCAGATCCTCAAAAAAGCGCCCGGCCATGCTCGCATCGTAGTGCTGCCCCGTGTGCACCAGGATCGACTGAATCCCGGAGCGCCTGCGCATGGCCCTGATGAGAGGAGCGATTTTCATGAAATTCGGCCGCGCTCCGACGACACTGACAATCTTCATACGATCCTCACAGACATAGACGACTCACACGCATCGCGAAAGGAACCATTCACCTCTCCGGGCTAGGCCGGCACGGCCGCCTGCGGATGTCCTCCATCGGCCCCCCTCGTTTGGATCGCAACAGGCCCATCATCCGGCCGAACGGCCTGCTCTCCCATCAGATCCGCGACCATCTCGAATTCAGCCAGATGGAACAGATCATGGTGCACATCGATCTCGCCCCGCTTGTGCCGTTCGAGATCCTTCACGACGGTGCTGACATGGTAAATGCCGCGTTCCCGAACCGCGCGGCTGGCCAGCAAGTCCGCCATGGGCTCATAGAGATCATGAGCAAACCATTTCCGCCCCGCCGTCGGAAAGCCCATCTTGTCCGGCCGTGCCCGCACCGATTCGGGAATGCGCCCTCGCATGGCCTCGCGCAGGATGAATTTATTCCAGGGTCCCCGCACCTTCCATTCCGCCGGGAGGCCGAACAGCAGCGACACAAGCCGATAATCGAGAAACGGGAGCCGGGTTTCCACCGAATGCGCCATCGAATTCCGGTCCTCGATCCGGAGATACAGCGGAAGCGGCGCATTGGTGACCCCGCGTTTTAAAACGTCATTCAGACGATTGAGGCCAGGTGCCCGCTCTCCGTGTGGAACGCGCGAACTGAGCTCCTTCGTGAACCACGGATTGTTCAGAATCTTGCGGCCGTACCGCCGGTCCGATAACGCGCGATAGAGGGGGACCCCATGAAGCACGGTCATCAGGAGACTCACGGATGCCTCCTTGAACGAGTGGAACGGGCTTCCTCCGTGCACCTCGGTATAGGCGCGGATCTCCGCCCAGGCCTTGTTGAACCGTCCCTCGCCGAGCAGCTCACGCCAGTGGTCGAGAAAAAAACTGAAGTAGCCGCCGATCGTCTCGTCCGCCCCCTGTCCGTTCAGCACGACCCGAATGCCATGGCCGGCGACCAGGCCCATCAATCGATAGCCGACCGTTGCGGTCATCGTGTGGACCGGCTCATCCTGATACCACAACATCCGCCGGACATTCTGCCACAGGTCCATCGGATCCGTCTGGAGTTCCCGTAGCTGGGCTTTCGTCTCGGCCAAGGTATCGGCGATGTACTTCGATTCATCAAACTCCTTGGCCATGTAACAAAAGGCCTGGAGCGGCCCCGAGGCCGATTGGTCGCCTTCATTCCGCTGCCTGGCCGCGGCGCAAATAATCGACGTCGAGTCGAGGCCTCCCGAGAGGCACACGCCAACGGGCACATCGCTCCGCATGCGAAGCCGCACCGCCTGTTCGAACAGGTCGGCAAAGGCCGCCGGCGGGTCATGGACGTCGACGGACGGCAGGTGGTCCAAATCCCAATAGGTCCATGATTTCCACCTGCCTTCCAGATCCAGCTCGAAGGCCGACCCCGGAGGAATCGGATCGATCCCGTCATAGAAACTCTCGCCGCGGTCGTCCAGGTGACCTTCGATCAGGAAGCGGGACGCGATCGTCCAATTGACGCCTCCCCGGTACAACCCGGAGGCGCGGATTGCTTTGATCTCGGACGCCAACAGGACGTACTCCCGTTGCCGGTGGACGAACAGCGGTTTGACCCCGAACCGGTCACGCGACCCGAACAGGCGTCGATTCCCCTTGTCATAGATGATGAACGCCCACATGCCGTTCAGTTTCGGCAGGCACTCCGCGCCCCACTGGCGGTAGGCATTCAGCAGAACTTCGCTGTCGCCCGTCGACCGAAATCGATATCCGAGATCGACCAACTCGCGACGCAGCTCCACATAGTTGAAAATTTCCCCGTTGAACACGAGCACGAATCGGCCGTCGTCGCTGACCATGGGCTGATGGCCGGCCGGGGAGAGATCGAGAATGGCCAAGCGCCGGAACCCGAGCCCCACGGAACCGTCAAGGAATAGGCCGCTGTCATCCGGACCGCGATGGACAAGGCTCCGGGTCATCCGGTCAAGCGCCGCCTCATCGACAGGCCTGCCTGCCATTCCACACATGACCGCGATACCGCACATGTTGGCCTTCTTGATCCTTGGGTTCAGGCTAGTCCGTGGGCGTCGCAAAGACAGGCCGCCTCATGAGAGGCACGTCCAACCAGCCCCTCAGGCGGCTTGGCCGGCCTGCCACCGGATCGACTACCTCCGCAGGGCAGGCCCGCTCCCACTCGACTTTAAACCACTTGGCGGAAATACTCGATGGTTTTTCGCAGGCCGTCCTCAAGCTCAACCTGAGGTTCCCATCCCAGGAGCATCTTGGCGCGCCGGATATCGGGACGCCGGACCTTGGGATCGTCCGCCGGGAGCGGGCGGTATTCGATCGCGCTCTTGGACCCGGTCAGCCGCAGCACGAGCTCCGCAATGTCTTTCACCGTCAACTCACGAGGATTGCCGATGTTGACGGGATCATGAATGGTTTCCGGGAGCGGCTGAGAGGATTTGGTGAGAAAGGTGGACCGGTCGGTCCGCTGATCGACCGTTTTGTCCGAGTCCGCCACCAGCAAGTCCGTGATGCCGCGGACAAGATCATCGGCATAGCAGAAGCTTCGTGTTTGGGTGCCGTCTCCGAATATCGTCAACGGCTTCCCCTGAAGGGCCTGTACGATAAAGTTCGAGACGACGCGGCCGTCGTTCGGCCGCATGCGGGGACCGTAGGTATTGAAGATGCGCACGATCCTGGTATCCAAGCCGTGATAGCGATGGTAGGCCATGGTGATGGCTTCCGCGAAT
The DNA window shown above is from Nitrospira tepida and carries:
- the wecB gene encoding non-hydrolyzing UDP-N-acetylglucosamine 2-epimerase; translation: MKIVSVVGARPNFMKIAPLIRAMRRRSGIQSILVHTGQHYDASMAGRFFEDLEIPRPDVSLEVGSGTHAVQTAEVMKRLEPVLERERPDLVLVVGDVNSTMAAALTAVKLKIKVAHVEAGLRSYDRSMPEEINRLVTDAVSDLLFVTEESGEKNLKAEGIAPDKIFFVGNVMIDSLESSRRLWTRSNIVEQLQLNKAQYGVVTLHRPSNVDDVRILEGLIEALCVVAQRCPLVFPVHPRTIGALKSLGRFRACLHFGDGPAPATGIRCMDPIGYLDFMALVASARMVLTDSGGLQEETTVLGIPCLTLRENTERPVTVTHGTNRVIGANPSRIVSEAAKVLDHPVQPPAPPPLWDGQAAERIVTILLDQFSGR
- the asnB gene encoding asparagine synthase (glutamine-hydrolyzing), with the translated sequence MCGIAVMCGMAGRPVDEAALDRMTRSLVHRGPDDSGLFLDGSVGLGFRRLAILDLSPAGHQPMVSDDGRFVLVFNGEIFNYVELRRELVDLGYRFRSTGDSEVLLNAYRQWGAECLPKLNGMWAFIIYDKGNRRLFGSRDRFGVKPLFVHRQREYVLLASEIKAIRASGLYRGGVNWTIASRFLIEGHLDDRGESFYDGIDPIPPGSAFELDLEGRWKSWTYWDLDHLPSVDVHDPPAAFADLFEQAVRLRMRSDVPVGVCLSGGLDSTSIICAAARQRNEGDQSASGPLQAFCYMAKEFDESKYIADTLAETKAQLRELQTDPMDLWQNVRRMLWYQDEPVHTMTATVGYRLMGLVAGHGIRVVLNGQGADETIGGYFSFFLDHWRELLGEGRFNKAWAEIRAYTEVHGGSPFHSFKEASVSLLMTVLHGVPLYRALSDRRYGRKILNNPWFTKELSSRVPHGERAPGLNRLNDVLKRGVTNAPLPLYLRIEDRNSMAHSVETRLPFLDYRLVSLLFGLPAEWKVRGPWNKFILREAMRGRIPESVRARPDKMGFPTAGRKWFAHDLYEPMADLLASRAVRERGIYHVSTVVKDLERHKRGEIDVHHDLFHLAEFEMVADLMGEQAVRPDDGPVAIQTRGADGGHPQAAVPA
- a CDS encoding UDP-glucuronic acid decarboxylase family protein → MRILITGGAGFLGSHLSDMLIGKGHEVVAVDNLITGRAENIAHLMGHPRFSFIKYNVCDYLHVDGPLDAILHFASPASPQDYLEMPIATLKVGALGTHKALGLAKAKGARLLLASTSEVYGDPLVNPQPESYWGNVNPISPRGVYDEAKRFAEAITMAYHRYHGLDTRIVRIFNTYGPRMRPNDGRVVSNFIVQALQGKPLTIFGDGTQTRSFCYADDLVRGITDLLVADSDKTVDQRTDRSTFLTKSSQPLPETIHDPVNIGNPRELTVKDIAELVLRLTGSKSAIEYRPLPADDPKVRRPDIRRAKMLLGWEPQVELEDGLRKTIEYFRQVV